One Brienomyrus brachyistius isolate T26 unplaced genomic scaffold, BBRACH_0.4 scaffold49, whole genome shotgun sequence genomic region harbors:
- the LOC125723494 gene encoding sodium- and chloride-dependent glycine transporter 2-like isoform X3: MDSNMTKHPTNIPASFNTLPQPEGDVGITTNKSEHAKNLPSNAQPAPQPPLANERKTFCTTENKLGEVEGNKEYGTFKNAAPVPAVNATFRADSALAQTDGSAVVHGTSIPSHCTDALSTHSALKCTVEQNNATGNWTSMSQTTVILGTDGNTSVLPGTVNRDDDDEEGDENKARGNWSNKLDFILSMVGYAVGLGNVWRFPYLAFQNGGGAFLIPYLIMLCLAGIPIFLLEVSLGQFASQGPVSVWKAIPSLQGCGIAMLIISVLIAIYYNIIMCWTLYYLFASLKGSLPWATCKNSWNTVDCKDKDMLLLDSCILRERNITLIRNTTFCLSPNVIGNLSKLTNITSENKTYVSPSEEYFKYNVLHISKGIEYTGDIRWPLALCLFLAWVIVYASLAKGIKSSGKVVYFTATFPYVVLVILLVRGVTLPGAGSGILYFITPKWEKLNDAKPGVDSSLCLPTTNSTTTVTDTIIVTCTNSATSIFAGFVIFSVIGFMAHELKVPIEKVADEGPGIAFVVYPEALTRLPVSPFWAIIFFLMLLTLGLDTMFATIETIVTSVSDEFPKYLRKHKTFFTLACCLSFFLLGFPMITESGMYMLQLVDTFAASYSLVIIAIFELIGVSYIYGLQRFCEDIEMMIGFQPNKFWRICWAFVTPTILTFILALSLYQWKVMTYEDYTYPTWSMVMGWLMVICSVIWIPIMFVIKMHLAPGSFIERLKLVCSPQPDWGPFLMKHRGERYKNMIDPLGTNSLGLKLPPKDFELGSQYM, encoded by the exons ATG GATTCAAATATGACTAAGCACCCGACCAACATTCCTGCCAGTTTTAATACTTTACCCCAGCCTGAAGGAGATGTTGGAATTACAACAAATAAATCTGAGCATGCAAAAAATCTCCCGTCCAATGCACAGCCTGCACCGCAGCCTCCTCTTGCCAACGAGAGAAAAACTTTCTGCACAACGGAAAATAAATTGGGAGAGGTGGAGGGAAACAAAGAGTACGGGACGTTTAAAAATGCGGCTCCTGTACCAGCGGTTAACGCTACCTTCCGTGCGGATTCTGCGCTCGCCCAGACGGATGGTTCTGCAGTTGTTCATGGCACTTCGATACCTTCCCATTGCACAGACGCATTATCTACTCACAGTGCTTTGAAGTGCACAGTGGAGCAAAATAATGCCACGGGCAACTGGACCTCCATGAGCCAGACTACCGTAATACTGGGGACAGATGGTAACACTTCTGTTCTACCTGGCACGGTGAACCGG GATGACGATGATGAAGAAGGGGATGAGAACAAAGCCAGGGGAAACTGGTCAAATAAACTCGATTTCATTCTCTCTATGGTTGGCTACGCTGTCGGTTTGGGTAACGTGTGGAGATTCCCATATCTAGCCTTCCAAAATGGAGGAG GTGCTTTTTTAATACCTTACCTGATAATGCTGTGCCTAGCTGGAATCCCCATATTTTTACTCGAAGTGTCCCTGGGTCAGTTCGCCAGCCAGGGCCCCGTGTCCGTGTGGAAAGCCATCCCGTCGCTTCAAG gTTGCGGGATTGCCATGTTGATTATATCAGTCTTAATAGCCATATACTATAATATAATCATGTGCTGGACATTGTACTACCTGTTCGCTTCGTTGAAGGGCTCACTGCCATGGGCTACTTGTAAGAATTCTTGGAATACCGTGGACTGTAAAGACAAAGACATGCTTCTCTTAG ACTCCTGTATTCTCCGGGAGAGGAATATCACCTTAATCAGGAACACAACCTTCTGTTTGTCGCCTAATGTCATTGGAAATTTGAGCAAGCTCACGAACATAACATCAGAAAACAAAACCTATGTGAGTCCCAGTGAAGAATATTTCAA GTACAACGTACTCCACATTTCTAAAGGGATTGAGTATACGGGGGATATTCGTTGGCCTTTAGCCCTTTGCTTGTTCCTGGCTTGGGTCATAGTCTACGCATCTCTGGCAAAAGGAATCAAATCCTCTGGAAAG GTTGTTTATTTCACAGCAACGTTCCCCTACGTCGTGCTGGTGATTCTGCTGGTGCGGGGAGTCACCCTGCCAGGGGCTGGATCCGGCATCCTCTATTTCATAACACCCAAATGGGAGAAGCTCAATGACGCTAAG CCTGGGGTGGACTCATCACTCTGTCTTCCTACAACAAATTCCACAACAACTGTTACAG ACACGATTATTGTGACATGCACAAACAGTGCCACCAGCATATTTGCAGGATTTGTCATCTTCTCTGTGATTGGATTCATGGCACATGAGTTGAAGGTGCCTATCGAGAAGGTCGCTGATGAAG GCCCTGGCATTGCTTTTGTGGTATACCCAGAGGCTCTCACCAGGCTGCCGGTGTCTCCCTTCTGGGCCATCATTTTCTTCCTCATGCTGCTCACACTGGGGCTGGATACTATG TTCGCTACCATCGAGACCATTGTCACATCGGTCTCCGATGAATTTCCCAAGTATCTGCGCAAACACAAGACATTCTTTACCCTGGCATGCTGTCTCTCCTTCTTCTTGCTGGGCTTCCCTATGATTACGGAG AGTGGGATGTATATGCTACAGCTGGTGGACACCTTTGCAGCCTCCTACTCCCTAGTCATCATTGCTATTTTTGAATTGATTGGAGTCTCATACATCTAtg GATTGCAGAGGTTCTGTGAAGATATTGAAATGATGATTGGATTCCAGCCAAACAAGTTCTGGCGAATCTGTTGGGCCTTTGTGACACCAACTATTCTTACA TTCATTCTGGCTTTGAGTTTGTACCAGTGGAAGGTGATGACCTATGAGGACTACACCTACCCAACATGGTCTATGGTTATGGGCTGGCTGATGGTGATTTGTTCTGTCATCTGGATCCCCATCATGTTTGTCATCAAAATGCATTTGGCACCAGGATCTTTCATTGAG CGCCTGAAGCTGGTGTGCTCCCCTCAACCAGACTGGGGCCCATTCCTGATGAAGCACCGTGGAGAGCGCTATAAGAACATGATCGATCCCCTGGGAACCAACTCACTGGGACTCAAGCTTCCACCCAAGGATTTCGAGCTGGGCTCCCAGTACATGTAG
- the LOC125723494 gene encoding sodium- and chloride-dependent glycine transporter 2-like isoform X1 yields MDSNMTKHPTNIPASFNTLPQPEGDVGITTNKSEHAKNLPSNAQPAPQPPLANERKTFCTTENKLGEVEGNKEYGTFKNAAPVPAVNATFRADSALAQTDGSAVVHGTSIPSHCTDALSTHSALKCTVEQNNATGNWTSMSQTTVILGTDGNTSVLPGTVNRDDDDEEGDENKARGNWSNKLDFILSMVGYAVGLGNVWRFPYLAFQNGGGAFLIPYLIMLCLAGIPIFLLEVSLGQFASQGPVSVWKAIPSLQGCGIAMLIISVLIAIYYNIIMCWTLYYLFASLKGSLPWATCKNSWNTVDCKDKDMLLLDSCILRERNITLIRNTTFCLSPNVIGNLSKLTNITSENKTYVSPSEEYFKYNVLHISKGIEYTGDIRWPLALCLFLAWVIVYASLAKGIKSSGKVVYFTATFPYVVLVILLVRGVTLPGAGSGILYFITPKWEKLNDAKVWKDAATQIFFSLSAAWGGLITLSSYNKFHNNCYRDTIIVTCTNSATSIFAGFVIFSVIGFMAHELKVPIEKVADEGPGIAFVVYPEALTRLPVSPFWAIIFFLMLLTLGLDTMFATIETIVTSVSDEFPKYLRKHKTFFTLACCLSFFLLGFPMITESGMYMLQLVDTFAASYSLVIIAIFELIGVSYIYGLQRFCEDIEMMIGFQPNKFWRICWAFVTPTILTFILALSLYQWKVMTYEDYTYPTWSMVMGWLMVICSVIWIPIMFVIKMHLAPGSFIERLKLVCSPQPDWGPFLMKHRGERYKNMIDPLGTNSLGLKLPPKDFELGSQYM; encoded by the exons ATG GATTCAAATATGACTAAGCACCCGACCAACATTCCTGCCAGTTTTAATACTTTACCCCAGCCTGAAGGAGATGTTGGAATTACAACAAATAAATCTGAGCATGCAAAAAATCTCCCGTCCAATGCACAGCCTGCACCGCAGCCTCCTCTTGCCAACGAGAGAAAAACTTTCTGCACAACGGAAAATAAATTGGGAGAGGTGGAGGGAAACAAAGAGTACGGGACGTTTAAAAATGCGGCTCCTGTACCAGCGGTTAACGCTACCTTCCGTGCGGATTCTGCGCTCGCCCAGACGGATGGTTCTGCAGTTGTTCATGGCACTTCGATACCTTCCCATTGCACAGACGCATTATCTACTCACAGTGCTTTGAAGTGCACAGTGGAGCAAAATAATGCCACGGGCAACTGGACCTCCATGAGCCAGACTACCGTAATACTGGGGACAGATGGTAACACTTCTGTTCTACCTGGCACGGTGAACCGG GATGACGATGATGAAGAAGGGGATGAGAACAAAGCCAGGGGAAACTGGTCAAATAAACTCGATTTCATTCTCTCTATGGTTGGCTACGCTGTCGGTTTGGGTAACGTGTGGAGATTCCCATATCTAGCCTTCCAAAATGGAGGAG GTGCTTTTTTAATACCTTACCTGATAATGCTGTGCCTAGCTGGAATCCCCATATTTTTACTCGAAGTGTCCCTGGGTCAGTTCGCCAGCCAGGGCCCCGTGTCCGTGTGGAAAGCCATCCCGTCGCTTCAAG gTTGCGGGATTGCCATGTTGATTATATCAGTCTTAATAGCCATATACTATAATATAATCATGTGCTGGACATTGTACTACCTGTTCGCTTCGTTGAAGGGCTCACTGCCATGGGCTACTTGTAAGAATTCTTGGAATACCGTGGACTGTAAAGACAAAGACATGCTTCTCTTAG ACTCCTGTATTCTCCGGGAGAGGAATATCACCTTAATCAGGAACACAACCTTCTGTTTGTCGCCTAATGTCATTGGAAATTTGAGCAAGCTCACGAACATAACATCAGAAAACAAAACCTATGTGAGTCCCAGTGAAGAATATTTCAA GTACAACGTACTCCACATTTCTAAAGGGATTGAGTATACGGGGGATATTCGTTGGCCTTTAGCCCTTTGCTTGTTCCTGGCTTGGGTCATAGTCTACGCATCTCTGGCAAAAGGAATCAAATCCTCTGGAAAG GTTGTTTATTTCACAGCAACGTTCCCCTACGTCGTGCTGGTGATTCTGCTGGTGCGGGGAGTCACCCTGCCAGGGGCTGGATCCGGCATCCTCTATTTCATAACACCCAAATGGGAGAAGCTCAATGACGCTAAG GTCTGGAAGGATGCTGCTACTCAAATTTTCTTCTCCCTGTCTGCAGCCTGGGGTGGACTCATCACTCTGTCTTCCTACAACAAATTCCACAACAACTGTTACAG AGACACGATTATTGTGACATGCACAAACAGTGCCACCAGCATATTTGCAGGATTTGTCATCTTCTCTGTGATTGGATTCATGGCACATGAGTTGAAGGTGCCTATCGAGAAGGTCGCTGATGAAG GCCCTGGCATTGCTTTTGTGGTATACCCAGAGGCTCTCACCAGGCTGCCGGTGTCTCCCTTCTGGGCCATCATTTTCTTCCTCATGCTGCTCACACTGGGGCTGGATACTATG TTCGCTACCATCGAGACCATTGTCACATCGGTCTCCGATGAATTTCCCAAGTATCTGCGCAAACACAAGACATTCTTTACCCTGGCATGCTGTCTCTCCTTCTTCTTGCTGGGCTTCCCTATGATTACGGAG AGTGGGATGTATATGCTACAGCTGGTGGACACCTTTGCAGCCTCCTACTCCCTAGTCATCATTGCTATTTTTGAATTGATTGGAGTCTCATACATCTAtg GATTGCAGAGGTTCTGTGAAGATATTGAAATGATGATTGGATTCCAGCCAAACAAGTTCTGGCGAATCTGTTGGGCCTTTGTGACACCAACTATTCTTACA TTCATTCTGGCTTTGAGTTTGTACCAGTGGAAGGTGATGACCTATGAGGACTACACCTACCCAACATGGTCTATGGTTATGGGCTGGCTGATGGTGATTTGTTCTGTCATCTGGATCCCCATCATGTTTGTCATCAAAATGCATTTGGCACCAGGATCTTTCATTGAG CGCCTGAAGCTGGTGTGCTCCCCTCAACCAGACTGGGGCCCATTCCTGATGAAGCACCGTGGAGAGCGCTATAAGAACATGATCGATCCCCTGGGAACCAACTCACTGGGACTCAAGCTTCCACCCAAGGATTTCGAGCTGGGCTCCCAGTACATGTAG
- the LOC125723494 gene encoding sodium- and chloride-dependent glycine transporter 2-like isoform X4 has translation MVGYAVGLGNVWRFPYLAFQNGGGAFLIPYLIMLCLAGIPIFLLEVSLGQFASQGPVSVWKAIPSLQGCGIAMLIISVLIAIYYNIIMCWTLYYLFASLKGSLPWATCKNSWNTVDCKDKDMLLLDSCILRERNITLIRNTTFCLSPNVIGNLSKLTNITSENKTYVSPSEEYFKYNVLHISKGIEYTGDIRWPLALCLFLAWVIVYASLAKGIKSSGKVVYFTATFPYVVLVILLVRGVTLPGAGSGILYFITPKWEKLNDAKVWKDAATQIFFSLSAAWGGLITLSSYNKFHNNCYRDTIIVTCTNSATSIFAGFVIFSVIGFMAHELKVPIEKVADEGPGIAFVVYPEALTRLPVSPFWAIIFFLMLLTLGLDTMFATIETIVTSVSDEFPKYLRKHKTFFTLACCLSFFLLGFPMITESGMYMLQLVDTFAASYSLVIIAIFELIGVSYIYGLQRFCEDIEMMIGFQPNKFWRICWAFVTPTILTFILALSLYQWKVMTYEDYTYPTWSMVMGWLMVICSVIWIPIMFVIKMHLAPGSFIERLKLVCSPQPDWGPFLMKHRGERYKNMIDPLGTNSLGLKLPPKDFELGSQYM, from the exons ATGGTTGGCTACGCTGTCGGTTTGGGTAACGTGTGGAGATTCCCATATCTAGCCTTCCAAAATGGAGGAG GTGCTTTTTTAATACCTTACCTGATAATGCTGTGCCTAGCTGGAATCCCCATATTTTTACTCGAAGTGTCCCTGGGTCAGTTCGCCAGCCAGGGCCCCGTGTCCGTGTGGAAAGCCATCCCGTCGCTTCAAG gTTGCGGGATTGCCATGTTGATTATATCAGTCTTAATAGCCATATACTATAATATAATCATGTGCTGGACATTGTACTACCTGTTCGCTTCGTTGAAGGGCTCACTGCCATGGGCTACTTGTAAGAATTCTTGGAATACCGTGGACTGTAAAGACAAAGACATGCTTCTCTTAG ACTCCTGTATTCTCCGGGAGAGGAATATCACCTTAATCAGGAACACAACCTTCTGTTTGTCGCCTAATGTCATTGGAAATTTGAGCAAGCTCACGAACATAACATCAGAAAACAAAACCTATGTGAGTCCCAGTGAAGAATATTTCAA GTACAACGTACTCCACATTTCTAAAGGGATTGAGTATACGGGGGATATTCGTTGGCCTTTAGCCCTTTGCTTGTTCCTGGCTTGGGTCATAGTCTACGCATCTCTGGCAAAAGGAATCAAATCCTCTGGAAAG GTTGTTTATTTCACAGCAACGTTCCCCTACGTCGTGCTGGTGATTCTGCTGGTGCGGGGAGTCACCCTGCCAGGGGCTGGATCCGGCATCCTCTATTTCATAACACCCAAATGGGAGAAGCTCAATGACGCTAAG GTCTGGAAGGATGCTGCTACTCAAATTTTCTTCTCCCTGTCTGCAGCCTGGGGTGGACTCATCACTCTGTCTTCCTACAACAAATTCCACAACAACTGTTACAG AGACACGATTATTGTGACATGCACAAACAGTGCCACCAGCATATTTGCAGGATTTGTCATCTTCTCTGTGATTGGATTCATGGCACATGAGTTGAAGGTGCCTATCGAGAAGGTCGCTGATGAAG GCCCTGGCATTGCTTTTGTGGTATACCCAGAGGCTCTCACCAGGCTGCCGGTGTCTCCCTTCTGGGCCATCATTTTCTTCCTCATGCTGCTCACACTGGGGCTGGATACTATG TTCGCTACCATCGAGACCATTGTCACATCGGTCTCCGATGAATTTCCCAAGTATCTGCGCAAACACAAGACATTCTTTACCCTGGCATGCTGTCTCTCCTTCTTCTTGCTGGGCTTCCCTATGATTACGGAG AGTGGGATGTATATGCTACAGCTGGTGGACACCTTTGCAGCCTCCTACTCCCTAGTCATCATTGCTATTTTTGAATTGATTGGAGTCTCATACATCTAtg GATTGCAGAGGTTCTGTGAAGATATTGAAATGATGATTGGATTCCAGCCAAACAAGTTCTGGCGAATCTGTTGGGCCTTTGTGACACCAACTATTCTTACA TTCATTCTGGCTTTGAGTTTGTACCAGTGGAAGGTGATGACCTATGAGGACTACACCTACCCAACATGGTCTATGGTTATGGGCTGGCTGATGGTGATTTGTTCTGTCATCTGGATCCCCATCATGTTTGTCATCAAAATGCATTTGGCACCAGGATCTTTCATTGAG CGCCTGAAGCTGGTGTGCTCCCCTCAACCAGACTGGGGCCCATTCCTGATGAAGCACCGTGGAGAGCGCTATAAGAACATGATCGATCCCCTGGGAACCAACTCACTGGGACTCAAGCTTCCACCCAAGGATTTCGAGCTGGGCTCCCAGTACATGTAG
- the LOC125723494 gene encoding sodium- and chloride-dependent glycine transporter 2-like isoform X2 produces MTKHPTNIPASFNTLPQPEGDVGITTNKSEHAKNLPSNAQPAPQPPLANERKTFCTTENKLGEVEGNKEYGTFKNAAPVPAVNATFRADSALAQTDGSAVVHGTSIPSHCTDALSTHSALKCTVEQNNATGNWTSMSQTTVILGTDGNTSVLPGTVNRDDDDEEGDENKARGNWSNKLDFILSMVGYAVGLGNVWRFPYLAFQNGGGAFLIPYLIMLCLAGIPIFLLEVSLGQFASQGPVSVWKAIPSLQGCGIAMLIISVLIAIYYNIIMCWTLYYLFASLKGSLPWATCKNSWNTVDCKDKDMLLLDSCILRERNITLIRNTTFCLSPNVIGNLSKLTNITSENKTYVSPSEEYFKYNVLHISKGIEYTGDIRWPLALCLFLAWVIVYASLAKGIKSSGKVVYFTATFPYVVLVILLVRGVTLPGAGSGILYFITPKWEKLNDAKVWKDAATQIFFSLSAAWGGLITLSSYNKFHNNCYRDTIIVTCTNSATSIFAGFVIFSVIGFMAHELKVPIEKVADEGPGIAFVVYPEALTRLPVSPFWAIIFFLMLLTLGLDTMFATIETIVTSVSDEFPKYLRKHKTFFTLACCLSFFLLGFPMITESGMYMLQLVDTFAASYSLVIIAIFELIGVSYIYGLQRFCEDIEMMIGFQPNKFWRICWAFVTPTILTFILALSLYQWKVMTYEDYTYPTWSMVMGWLMVICSVIWIPIMFVIKMHLAPGSFIERLKLVCSPQPDWGPFLMKHRGERYKNMIDPLGTNSLGLKLPPKDFELGSQYM; encoded by the exons ATGACTAAGCACCCGACCAACATTCCTGCCAGTTTTAATACTTTACCCCAGCCTGAAGGAGATGTTGGAATTACAACAAATAAATCTGAGCATGCAAAAAATCTCCCGTCCAATGCACAGCCTGCACCGCAGCCTCCTCTTGCCAACGAGAGAAAAACTTTCTGCACAACGGAAAATAAATTGGGAGAGGTGGAGGGAAACAAAGAGTACGGGACGTTTAAAAATGCGGCTCCTGTACCAGCGGTTAACGCTACCTTCCGTGCGGATTCTGCGCTCGCCCAGACGGATGGTTCTGCAGTTGTTCATGGCACTTCGATACCTTCCCATTGCACAGACGCATTATCTACTCACAGTGCTTTGAAGTGCACAGTGGAGCAAAATAATGCCACGGGCAACTGGACCTCCATGAGCCAGACTACCGTAATACTGGGGACAGATGGTAACACTTCTGTTCTACCTGGCACGGTGAACCGG GATGACGATGATGAAGAAGGGGATGAGAACAAAGCCAGGGGAAACTGGTCAAATAAACTCGATTTCATTCTCTCTATGGTTGGCTACGCTGTCGGTTTGGGTAACGTGTGGAGATTCCCATATCTAGCCTTCCAAAATGGAGGAG GTGCTTTTTTAATACCTTACCTGATAATGCTGTGCCTAGCTGGAATCCCCATATTTTTACTCGAAGTGTCCCTGGGTCAGTTCGCCAGCCAGGGCCCCGTGTCCGTGTGGAAAGCCATCCCGTCGCTTCAAG gTTGCGGGATTGCCATGTTGATTATATCAGTCTTAATAGCCATATACTATAATATAATCATGTGCTGGACATTGTACTACCTGTTCGCTTCGTTGAAGGGCTCACTGCCATGGGCTACTTGTAAGAATTCTTGGAATACCGTGGACTGTAAAGACAAAGACATGCTTCTCTTAG ACTCCTGTATTCTCCGGGAGAGGAATATCACCTTAATCAGGAACACAACCTTCTGTTTGTCGCCTAATGTCATTGGAAATTTGAGCAAGCTCACGAACATAACATCAGAAAACAAAACCTATGTGAGTCCCAGTGAAGAATATTTCAA GTACAACGTACTCCACATTTCTAAAGGGATTGAGTATACGGGGGATATTCGTTGGCCTTTAGCCCTTTGCTTGTTCCTGGCTTGGGTCATAGTCTACGCATCTCTGGCAAAAGGAATCAAATCCTCTGGAAAG GTTGTTTATTTCACAGCAACGTTCCCCTACGTCGTGCTGGTGATTCTGCTGGTGCGGGGAGTCACCCTGCCAGGGGCTGGATCCGGCATCCTCTATTTCATAACACCCAAATGGGAGAAGCTCAATGACGCTAAG GTCTGGAAGGATGCTGCTACTCAAATTTTCTTCTCCCTGTCTGCAGCCTGGGGTGGACTCATCACTCTGTCTTCCTACAACAAATTCCACAACAACTGTTACAG AGACACGATTATTGTGACATGCACAAACAGTGCCACCAGCATATTTGCAGGATTTGTCATCTTCTCTGTGATTGGATTCATGGCACATGAGTTGAAGGTGCCTATCGAGAAGGTCGCTGATGAAG GCCCTGGCATTGCTTTTGTGGTATACCCAGAGGCTCTCACCAGGCTGCCGGTGTCTCCCTTCTGGGCCATCATTTTCTTCCTCATGCTGCTCACACTGGGGCTGGATACTATG TTCGCTACCATCGAGACCATTGTCACATCGGTCTCCGATGAATTTCCCAAGTATCTGCGCAAACACAAGACATTCTTTACCCTGGCATGCTGTCTCTCCTTCTTCTTGCTGGGCTTCCCTATGATTACGGAG AGTGGGATGTATATGCTACAGCTGGTGGACACCTTTGCAGCCTCCTACTCCCTAGTCATCATTGCTATTTTTGAATTGATTGGAGTCTCATACATCTAtg GATTGCAGAGGTTCTGTGAAGATATTGAAATGATGATTGGATTCCAGCCAAACAAGTTCTGGCGAATCTGTTGGGCCTTTGTGACACCAACTATTCTTACA TTCATTCTGGCTTTGAGTTTGTACCAGTGGAAGGTGATGACCTATGAGGACTACACCTACCCAACATGGTCTATGGTTATGGGCTGGCTGATGGTGATTTGTTCTGTCATCTGGATCCCCATCATGTTTGTCATCAAAATGCATTTGGCACCAGGATCTTTCATTGAG CGCCTGAAGCTGGTGTGCTCCCCTCAACCAGACTGGGGCCCATTCCTGATGAAGCACCGTGGAGAGCGCTATAAGAACATGATCGATCCCCTGGGAACCAACTCACTGGGACTCAAGCTTCCACCCAAGGATTTCGAGCTGGGCTCCCAGTACATGTAG